In Synergistaceae bacterium, the following proteins share a genomic window:
- a CDS encoding CtsR family transcriptional regulator, protein MPNLTLTRVIEQYINKLFGDGSEESSVSLRRKELAESFGCVPSQINYVLRKCFTPERGYLVESQRGEHGYIRIVRVSYSKPEDKIRHMEEIVGDALSEQDCKRLLTNLQERGLINVRERLIIEVALRYVDGLGRSEFDLSPYKRSVLQADVLKRTLRGLLLT, encoded by the coding sequence ATGCCTAATTTGACTTTGACGCGTGTGATCGAACAATATATCAACAAACTTTTCGGTGACGGAAGCGAGGAATCTAGCGTCTCGTTACGGCGAAAGGAGCTGGCGGAGTCTTTCGGATGCGTCCCCAGCCAGATCAACTATGTTCTGCGCAAATGTTTCACTCCTGAAAGGGGCTATTTGGTGGAAAGCCAAAGGGGGGAACACGGCTACATCCGTATCGTGCGCGTCTCCTACTCGAAACCGGAGGATAAGATAAGACACATGGAGGAGATCGTGGGCGATGCTCTTTCCGAACAAGATTGTAAAAGACTCCTGACCAATCTTCAAGAGAGAGGCTTGATAAATGTCCGGGAACGTCTGATAATTGAGGTGGCGTTGAGGTACGTGGACGGTTTGGGACGGTCCGAGTTCGATCTGTCGCCTTACAAGCGCAGCGTTCTCCAGGCCGACGTGTTGAAACGGACGTTGCGAGGTTTGCTGCTGACTTAA
- a CDS encoding ATP-dependent Clp protease ATP-binding subunit gives MWQFFTERGKKVIQLAHREALKMGHNVIEPEHILLGIIYEGGGLGYQALVVLGLNLDEIRIQIEEAMGRSQPTLKAIDLPLSPRVKKALELAIHEARGMGINYVGTEHILLGILSDTNSMVSQYFLAMGIDASAVQKQILAIMPENGAVASPQGVEPFTERLKKKGRTKTPTLDQLGIDLTQKGRDGELDPVIGRSKEIKRLMQVLCRRTKCNPVLIGDPGVGKTAVVEGLAQQIADGNVPEPLRDKRVIQLNTGNLVAGTKYRGEFEERLRRIVKELTDSKEVILFVDEVHTIVGAGSAEGTVDAANILKPSLSRGVFQLIGATTQEEYRKYVERDAALERRFQPVKVEEPSVADSVRILEGLRDRYELHHQAAIEDEALIAAAQLSARYVKDRFLPDKGIDLIDEAGARARLRTLDPPDSVRELERRLDLTRREKEGAVNAQNFELAAKLRDEEHSLADELENVRNIWHNSSSTQKVVVTAEDIAVVVSELTGVPVVQLTEEESARLLRMEEEISTRLVGQDEAISAVSRAIRRARSGLRDPKRPIGSFLFTGPTGVGKTELARCLARFLFGSEDAMIRLDMSEFMEKHEISKLLGAPPGYIGHDNGGKLTEMVRRRPYSVILFDEIEKAHHEVYNILLQILEDGHLTDGQGRKVDFRNTVVIMTSNVGAKEATRGNPLGFGVESVDVLDWDRMKKIIMDEAQKLFRPEFLNRIDEMVVFRPLSRDHLMRIVEIMLSDVRLRLGERGIGIDIEHEAKAMILDKGFQPKFGARPLRRAIQSMIEDKLADSVLAGRIGKGNTVTIKVTDNEIAFDTDDFALYTK, from the coding sequence ATGTGGCAATTTTTTACCGAACGAGGGAAAAAAGTTATCCAATTGGCTCACCGCGAGGCTCTGAAGATGGGGCACAATGTTATAGAGCCGGAGCACATTCTCCTAGGGATTATTTACGAGGGCGGTGGTTTGGGATATCAGGCATTGGTGGTCTTGGGACTGAATTTGGACGAAATCCGAATACAGATCGAAGAGGCTATGGGGAGATCCCAACCTACGTTAAAGGCCATTGACCTACCCCTCAGCCCCCGCGTGAAAAAGGCCTTGGAACTGGCAATACACGAGGCCCGCGGTATGGGCATCAACTACGTGGGCACCGAGCACATTCTCCTAGGGATACTCTCCGACACCAACAGCATGGTTTCTCAGTATTTTCTGGCGATGGGGATCGATGCCTCGGCGGTGCAGAAGCAGATCCTCGCGATCATGCCGGAGAACGGCGCAGTTGCCTCTCCGCAAGGGGTGGAGCCGTTTACCGAGAGGCTGAAGAAAAAAGGCCGCACAAAGACCCCGACCTTGGATCAACTGGGAATAGACCTGACCCAGAAGGGGCGCGACGGGGAACTGGACCCCGTTATTGGAAGGAGCAAGGAGATCAAACGGTTGATGCAGGTGCTTTGCCGCCGGACCAAGTGTAACCCCGTCCTTATCGGCGACCCCGGAGTAGGCAAAACCGCCGTAGTGGAGGGACTGGCCCAGCAGATCGCCGACGGCAACGTCCCGGAACCCCTGCGCGACAAGCGCGTCATTCAGCTCAACACCGGCAACCTGGTGGCCGGCACGAAGTACCGAGGCGAGTTCGAGGAGCGGTTACGCAGGATCGTTAAGGAACTTACCGACTCCAAGGAGGTCATTCTCTTCGTGGACGAGGTGCACACTATTGTGGGAGCCGGCAGCGCCGAGGGCACGGTGGATGCCGCCAATATCCTGAAGCCCAGTCTTTCCAGAGGTGTCTTTCAGCTCATCGGCGCCACAACGCAAGAAGAATACCGCAAGTATGTGGAACGAGACGCCGCGCTGGAAAGGCGCTTCCAGCCCGTAAAGGTGGAAGAGCCGAGCGTCGCCGATTCCGTGCGTATTCTGGAGGGCCTAAGGGATCGTTACGAGCTACACCACCAGGCCGCGATAGAAGACGAGGCTTTGATAGCCGCGGCCCAACTTTCCGCCCGCTACGTTAAAGATCGTTTCCTTCCCGACAAGGGCATTGACCTGATCGACGAGGCTGGGGCTAGGGCTCGGTTGAGGACTCTCGATCCGCCCGACTCGGTCCGGGAATTGGAACGACGGTTGGATCTCACGCGTAGAGAAAAAGAGGGCGCTGTGAACGCCCAAAATTTCGAGCTGGCCGCGAAACTCCGAGATGAAGAGCACTCCCTGGCCGACGAGCTGGAGAACGTGCGCAACATTTGGCACAACAGTTCGAGCACCCAAAAGGTGGTGGTGACGGCGGAGGATATCGCGGTGGTGGTTTCCGAACTCACGGGAGTTCCCGTCGTTCAACTGACGGAGGAGGAATCCGCCCGCTTGCTCCGAATGGAAGAGGAGATCTCCACCCGGCTGGTGGGGCAGGACGAGGCTATCAGCGCTGTGTCTCGCGCCATACGCAGGGCGCGCAGCGGACTCCGCGACCCCAAACGCCCCATAGGCAGTTTCCTCTTCACGGGACCGACCGGTGTGGGGAAAACGGAACTGGCCCGTTGTTTAGCCCGCTTCTTGTTTGGCAGCGAGGACGCCATGATCCGCCTGGACATGAGCGAGTTCATGGAAAAACATGAGATATCCAAGCTGTTGGGCGCCCCTCCCGGCTACATCGGCCACGACAACGGCGGAAAGCTGACCGAAATGGTCCGCAGACGTCCCTATTCCGTCATTCTCTTTGACGAAATCGAGAAAGCCCACCATGAGGTGTACAATATCCTGCTCCAAATTTTGGAGGACGGGCATCTGACAGACGGGCAGGGGCGTAAGGTGGACTTCCGTAATACTGTGGTGATCATGACCAGCAACGTGGGAGCCAAGGAGGCCACGCGAGGAAACCCCTTGGGCTTCGGCGTGGAGTCAGTGGACGTTTTGGACTGGGACCGGATGAAAAAAATCATTATGGACGAGGCGCAGAAACTTTTCAGGCCCGAATTTCTGAACCGTATCGACGAAATGGTGGTGTTCCGGCCCTTGTCGCGCGACCACCTGATGCGTATCGTGGAGATCATGCTTTCGGACGTTCGGTTGCGTCTGGGAGAGCGGGGAATCGGCATCGACATCGAACACGAGGCCAAAGCGATGATTTTGGACAAGGGCTTCCAGCCCAAGTTTGGGGCACGGCCTTTGAGGCGGGCCATCCAATCCATGATCGAGGACAAACTGGCCGATTCCGTGCTCGCCGGTAGAATTGGCAAAGGCAACACCGTTACGATTAAGGTTACGGACAATGAAATTGCCTTCGACACCGATGATTTTGCCCTATATACGAAATAG
- a CDS encoding peptidyl-prolyl cis-trans isomerase: MPYIRNSLRTVRFWGVVSFICVSLGSFVASFLPSWAAAEEIPWTTPYLEDEDVMAFLALGLGGKDVAFAAWSNMNPSEKQTLRDQAALVASMAQAAERDGFLASPDVELAVRWGTRSLLAEVWEKKVTDEIDCSETALYAFYEANRQRYFDSGAVRYRQITYPPEREKMASSIKERLRGTSLARLRGSIAVGWIFYDKLIPTLAEELRHAPLHKIMGPIQVPTGHMLYEVLDRRDPRPIPFEECKSLVESDKIRLTIREKLENRLENRLP; encoded by the coding sequence TTGCCCTATATACGAAATAGCCTGCGCACCGTGCGTTTTTGGGGTGTAGTGTCTTTTATTTGTGTTTCTCTAGGGTCGTTTGTCGCGAGTTTCTTACCGAGTTGGGCCGCGGCGGAGGAGATTCCTTGGACGACTCCTTATCTGGAGGACGAGGATGTGATGGCTTTTCTGGCTCTGGGACTCGGAGGAAAAGACGTGGCTTTCGCGGCTTGGTCGAATATGAATCCCTCCGAGAAACAGACGCTACGTGATCAAGCCGCGCTTGTTGCCTCAATGGCTCAAGCGGCGGAGAGAGACGGGTTTCTCGCCTCTCCCGACGTGGAGCTTGCCGTTCGATGGGGAACTCGTTCTCTGTTGGCCGAAGTATGGGAGAAAAAAGTCACCGATGAGATAGATTGCTCGGAGACAGCTCTTTACGCCTTTTATGAGGCCAACCGCCAGAGGTATTTCGACAGTGGAGCGGTGCGTTATCGTCAGATCACCTACCCGCCAGAGCGGGAAAAAATGGCATCGAGCATCAAAGAACGTCTTCGCGGAACATCCCTCGCTCGATTGCGAGGTTCTATTGCCGTGGGCTGGATTTTCTACGATAAACTCATTCCCACCTTGGCCGAGGAATTGCGGCACGCCCCGCTTCACAAGATCATGGGGCCGATCCAGGTTCCCACAGGCCATATGCTTTACGAGGTACTGGACCGGCGAGACCCCAGGCCCATACCTTTCGAAGAATGCAAATCCCTTGTGGAGAGCGATAAGATTAGGCTCACGATCAGAGAAAAGTTGGAAAATCGGTTGGAAAATCGGTTGCCGTAA
- a CDS encoding GNAT family N-acetyltransferase, translated as MISAVDQRLTNYRARAESRGWKAEGGKMGVSTRAMDADDWRAVAEIYRQGIQTGNATLETEVPTFEKWDAAHRQNCRIVAVLNGVVVGWAALSPVSGRCVYAGVAEISIYVSEKHRGQRVGQTLLNVLIEESENEGYWTLQSSIAEENTPSVGLHHKCGFRTVGVRERLGRDARGKWRNILLLERRSDKGGDE; from the coding sequence ATGATATCCGCGGTTGATCAACGGTTGACCAACTACAGAGCGAGGGCGGAAAGCAGAGGGTGGAAAGCAGAGGGTGGAAAGATGGGCGTTTCGACAAGAGCGATGGACGCGGACGACTGGCGGGCGGTGGCCGAGATTTACCGACAGGGCATACAAACAGGAAATGCCACTTTGGAGACGGAGGTTCCGACTTTCGAAAAGTGGGACGCGGCGCATAGGCAAAATTGTCGGATCGTTGCCGTTCTGAACGGCGTGGTCGTAGGGTGGGCCGCGTTGTCGCCCGTGAGTGGCCGTTGTGTTTACGCCGGCGTGGCAGAGATCAGTATCTACGTCTCGGAGAAACACCGCGGGCAACGCGTTGGGCAAACGTTGCTGAACGTTCTGATCGAGGAATCGGAGAACGAAGGATATTGGACGCTCCAATCCAGCATCGCCGAGGAAAATACCCCCAGTGTCGGTCTCCATCACAAATGCGGCTTTAGAACGGTGGGAGTTCGTGAACGTCTCGGACGCGACGCCCGTGGAAAGTGGCGTAATATTTTGCTATTGGAGCGCCGGAGCGACAAAGGGGGAGATGAGTGA